Part of the Pseudobdellovibrionaceae bacterium genome is shown below.
TCACGTCCGGCATCATTGGATTTGATAAACGGTTTCGCTTTGGCGGCAATTATTACTCCAGTTTTGGGTTGATGGTCACTCAGGTGGCCGAGGTATCAGGTGGGTTTTGGGCTTCCATGGGGTTTGATTTTCGATTAGTGGCGCTATTGGGTTTGCGCGGCGAAATTTATGCCTTGCAGGGACTCAATGGTTACTCCAATGGTGGCTTGTTGTTGGGTGTAAATCTTAAGTTTTAGAGAGAAAAGATATTTAGGGGAGGGGGCGTTTTGAGCACCGGTCACAGAAGTTTAATTTGGTTAGTGATTGTGGGTTGGACCACCTTGGGGTTTCGGCCATATCCCGGGGCACACAGCTATCCTGTGGACAATTCTTCTTCAGCCAACAGCAAGGTGTTTGTTGTATACACCAATGCCGCTGACACTGTGACCAATGATTTGCCCACCGATGACACTTTGGGGGCGGGTACACTGACAGTGAGTCAAATCATGGATTCGGTATTTACAGATTACAACAGTATTGGTGGATCTTTTTTGACCCTTGTTGATACGTCCGACAGTGATTACTCGGTGGCTAATGCTGAAAACAGAACCCTAACCATTCAATTTGGTAATTCATTTGGAAACTCAACAGGAGAAGCCCGGCCCACTTGGGATGGTGACAGCATTGTGGGCTGTACGATCACGGCAAGGTCAAGCATTCTTGACTCTGCAAAAGAGTTTGTTGCGATTATGACCCACGAAATTGGTCACTGTTTAGGTCTAGATCACCCGCAAGAATCTAATAACGCAATCATGTCTTATTTTCGAAGCGAAGATATGATCAGGCTTCAGATCGACGATAAAATGGGCATCACCTATTTGTATCCGCAAGACTCTGAGGCCAACAAAGAGTCACCCACATTGGGCCTCACTTGCGCCCGAAAATAAGTTTTTCATCAATTACTTTTTTCTGATCGTTAAGTGACCCACGAGGTTTTCAAATTTTCCGTGGTAAAGAATTTCAGAGATTTCATTTTCTTTGAGGCGTTGCTTTAGGTAGGGCGTTTTGGCGATGACTGTGCCCGGATTTTCGTCGACTAGATCTTCTCGAAAGGCGACAACTCGACCTTGCATGATGAGTTCGCGGCCCACATCCTTTAGACTTTGTCCCGGCTGACTTCGATATCCCTTCACTCGGGCGCCGGGAGCTTTAAAAAAATAATACTCGTAATCCGCGTTAAAAGTGCTGGGGAAAAACACCTCTTTGTCCTTCAGTTGGTTTTGTACCGCGGGATCGTAGGGGGCGCTAAAGGGGGCACCAAAGAGACTCACTCCCATTAGAAAAAGCAAGGTGGCAAAAGGAAGAGCGCTTCTTAAATCTCTCTTCAAAAAAAGCCCAGATAGTCCAAGAACAGCGGTTGTGGCCAAGGTTGTGGTGAGGGGCCAGGCAAACAGTGCTGAATGCAGGCTGTTGTTGATGCCATGAACCACGTAAAAGGCCAATGCACTAAATATGGTAATGAGTAAAAACGATGCCCGAAACCAAAAGTACGAGATGGACTGCCACCGAAGGCCTAGCAGCAGGGCTACGGGCAGCATGGCTGGCAAAATGTAATTTTCTTGCCGTTGTGTGGGGAGAGTGTAAATGGCGAGCACCGTAAATACAAATAGCCACAACGACACTTCAAGCCGCGACAGGCGTCGCAAATTTTTAACCGTAAAAATCACAAGTCCCAACAGAGGCAGCGCTAAAAAGCCGGCATTGGCAAAGGCTCCCAGCCAAATTCGAAACACATTGTAGGGGCCGCTAAAAAAACCACTCCAAAATTGATGGGCTTGAAATTTTCCAGCATTTTCCTTCATGAAAAATTCGGCGAGCACCCCTTTGGGGTCAGGATCTACCATCAGCCACACTGAAAACAACGCGAGAGCCCCCGACACAACAGCCACACCTTGTGGTAAGGCGTTGCTAGTGAACCATTTTTTATTCCAACGGTTTTGGTGAAAGATGACAACGGCGGCCGCCAGGGCTCCCACTGCAATCAGAAAAAAAGATTTATAAAGAGCGGCCAGTCCAAGGGCAATGGCTGCTGAAAGTGTCCAAATGAAATCCAGTTTTCGCCGAAGTAAATAAAGGGCTGTGGGGAAAAACACCAAAAACATTTCTGCACTTTGCATAAGAAAGGGGCGGCCATGTTTATAGGTTGAAATAAAGCTTAAGAAAATCACACCCGAGAGAAAGCCTCGCCAAAGTTCATTCGTGTGGCGAAAGACAAGCCAGAAAATCAGCAACGCCGATAAAAAACTGTAGATCACCGAAGGCCATCGCAGAGACCAGAGGCTTGGAGAACTCTCAAAATCTGCGGTCACCATGCCTTGCCAAAATAACAAGGGGGGTTTTGTATTGAAAACACCCTGATCCCAAACCAAGGGTAGCCATCGACCGGTTTCACTGGTGGCACGGCTCATTTGGATGTACACACCTTCGTCGCCTATTGTGGGAATCTGGTTATAATTCAAGCCAACCAAGTAGCTGGCCAGTGGTATAAGGATCGCAAGAGCCCAGGCCCAAACAGGTGGAGGCGTTGTGAATTTGTCTTTATTACTGAAGATCATGTAGGGCTTGCGATTCAAGGCTGTGGGTCATCGGGGTCGAGAGTACTTGGTTGAGTTTTGAAGAGACTTTCTGGAACACCAACTCGGGCGAGAGTTGCTTCATGCATTGGTTGTCCGAGCAGGGCGTTTTTCTGTGGTTCCAAGCGCTCACACAAGGGGAGCAAGAAAGTTCTAATGTGATGGGTGTGGAGTTACCGAGAGCTCCATAAAGACTTGGCGTTTCAGGTCCAAACAAAACAAACGTGGGCAGTTCAGTGACGCTGGCAAAGTGAGGTGGTCCTGAATCATTACTGATCATCACCTTAGCTAAGTCATAGAGGGCAGGCAGTTCTGCAAACTTCACGGCTCCAGCAAAATTAATGCATTGCTTGTGCCCTACCATTTGCACAATTTGATCAAGCTCTGTTCGCTCTTGGGGAGCCCCCGTCAATAACACATAGCTTTTCGGATACTGCTGAAGGATCTTCACTATAAGAGCTGCAAAAAACTCTTTCGGCCATCGCCTTTGTGGCAACATGTCGCTGGCATTGGCATTGATCAAAACCAAAGATTTGGAGGCGAGGTTGGGTTCAATGCTATCGAGCTTAGATTGCACCGACTCGCGATGGGCGGGTGAAATTTCAGCGCGAGCCAGCCCGATTTCTTCGTCTGTGATCACCGACTTAGTGAATGGCACTTCAACAGTTTTCGCCAAGCAAGCATTCACTAAAGAAATAAAATTTTTCGCAATATGCATGTGCGGGTTGTACCAAACCTTATGAGTGAGCATGTCGCCGCGGTATACGCCTTCGTTGTGATATTTGTAGTAACCCACACGTCGAGTGGCACCACTAAACCCAGTGAGTAGGGCGGTGAAACGAGAGAACAGTTCAAGGTCAATGATCGTATCAATTTGGTTTTTTCGACACCATAACAAAAAACGAAGGGTGTCTTTTACCAGCACACCAAAGCTGTCTTCGCGGATCGTAAATATATTTTCCTCGGCAACGGTTTTTAACAGATCCAAACTAGGCTTATTTTTCTTGAATATGACAAAATATAACTCGCAGCCGGCGCGTTTTAGTTTGCGCATGGCCGGGTCAACAAGAATAGCACTGCCCATTTCAGACAGTTCAATCAAGAGGACCTTGCGCGGAGCAGACACTGAGGGTCCACTTGCAAAGAGATCAAGGGCTTTTCGAATCCAGGTGGCTAAAAAACAAAGGGGCACTCCTGCATAGAAGTCCACCTTGCGCATAGTATCGACTTTCATGATGATTATGTATGGTCTAAAAATGGTCGGGGGTCAAAACTATGCGTGGATCGTGACCCTTTAAGCGATGCGTCTGTAGCGTTTATTGCGTTGATGGGGTGGAAATCTGGCGGAGATTGGCCATCCACCTTGAGAACCTGTCGCGCTCCGTTTTTGAAAGTCGATCTAGGCAAATCCAGGTCTGACCGGTGATTTGCACATAGTCCTCTCTACGAACGATAGATAGGGCATCTCGGCACCATTTGTTGGTGTTTGAAGATTTCATATCCAGTTCATAAAAACTCTGAAGCTGACTGATGTGGTGAGAAAACTCCGACTGTGAAACATCTTTGTGTTCCACAAACTTCTCACCCAAGTAATATTTCACTTGGTAGTCTTTGGCATATTGAAATTTAACGCATCGCTTAAGGTGGTGGCCATAGCAGGCTTCAAGAGAAGTTCCAGGCTTGGTCAGGGAAAAAACGGGATTGGCAGCTAGTGACAATATCGGAGTGATCCCGCAGATTGGTAATATCCAAAAAAATCTACGAAGAAACTTCACTGATTCACCTCTTGGCTGGCCGGTGAACGTTGGCAACTTTTATCCACAGGACTTTGGCAGCTGGCGGCCTTGGCAAGTGCTGGCTTTTTGAGCAAGAGGTTGAGTCGGGCCCCCCAATGCACGCTGGAGTCAATGGAAGAAAAAGCCTGTCGATTGAGGCTTGATAGGGGCCGCTCCAAACAATAAAGCGCAGAATGCAGGGCCAGAGCTCCTTTGGTGGCTGAAGGATTTTCTTTTAAATACCGCTCCAAGGCCTGCAAGGCCAACCAGTCAGAAAGGGCTTTGGACTCAGGGTTTATGGGAGATTGGCAGCGGGGGACTGCTGAATCTCCATGTGGTTTTTTATTTGATTCAGAAAAGGCAAATACTCCCGCTTGCCGGCTTACTGGTTGTCTTGAATAGCTCTCTAGGGTGCCGGGTTTTCCTTGCGACAAACATTCTTTAATGGCGGCAAGAGGGTGGTCTATATCGTTGACTGAGCTTGGACCCCGCAGTTCGGGTTCTGCCGGTTGCGGATGAGCACAATCGTTTATGGCATTGCCTGACTCATGGGCCACTAAAAATAAAAGCGCACCACTGGGCAGAACTGAGGCAATCGGGCAGACGGTGACGGTGTTGCTGTTTTCATCATAGGCTGAAAGGGTGCCTGCCCCGCAAATTTGTCGGTACTCTTCAGAGTCTTCACTAGAGAGGTGTGTTTGTTGCAAGAGGTTTGAAAGGGCGCGAGCCGAAGGGGAGCTTGTGCCCAGCTCTTGTGAGTGAGATTTTTTCGCAAAGGCCAGGAGTTTTTCTAGACGGGGTTTTTGTTTTTTATAAGTTTTAAGTTCTTCATTCCAATGAGTTCCGGCAGAAAGAAAATCCTGTAACGAGGGTTGGCGTGTGCCGTCGCCATATTTTATACCGTAGGTTGAACGTTCGCAGTTAACCACACGCTTGGGTGTACAAAAGGGTTGCGGGATAGGTTCAATTTGGCCGCCCCAACTGTTATTGCAAAAACTGAGCACGGCTCCCGCAAACAGAAAAAAACCAATCAAATCCGCACTTTTACGAAGGTAGACCATGCTTTAAGTGTGCCACCAAATGCGGTGTGACGACAGTCCAGAGGAGGCGAGGAGTGAAAACTCCATTTTTGTCTGGAACACTTTATAGAATTTTAAGACCCCGCTCGATCAAAGTCTGAATCTTTTTCGAGCCTCGGCCAATTTCTAAAAGCTCGTTCAATAGTGACTGTTCGAGTTCAGGGAGAGCCTTTTGGTTTTTCAGTAGATCTATGACCTCTAGGCGCAACAACCAATCTGCCGGAAATTTGGTTTGCAGAGAGTGAGCGAGTTCAATGACCCTGGTCGCCCAATCTTTTGAGGCCTGAGGAGCTTCTCGAAGATCGCGGAGGCTTTGGTACAGTTCAACAAGCAGGGAGTCTTGGGCCACAGCATTGGAGCGGTGGGGAGTGGGCTTTCTCAAATAAGGGGTGGTTTCTTTGAAATAAGCGCTTCTATCTGCAGCACCGCCAAACACGGAGACCACGTCAGTGCCACATCCCATATCGAACAATCCCCATTCTGGCTGAAAGAAAACTTGGTCTCCTCGTTGAACGGTGCAATCTTTAAATGTGAGCACCAGCATTTTTTCGCCCTCTTGCATGGTGCCGATTAGCTCACCTCGGACTTCAACGCCTGAAGAAAACCGCAATGTCCCTTTTTGACCGGGGCGAAAGCCCAACTGATCGTGCAGTTGAATGGGTGTAAGGTCTTGCGGTTTTACTTGAAGCTGTTCGATGGGGCCTAAAGGGGTGCCATACCCGTGAATATGGTACGAGGGTCCTTGCGATGGGATTTGCTTATGCTCTCTTGATAGCTGCGTGGGGCCAGTGAATTGTAAGTAGTAGGGTTGATCATCTTTATGGTGGAATGCGCTCAAGACTCCACTTATTTGCAAGCCTGAATCCAACTCACATGTGGTCACCGTTTGGGCCTTTTTTGCTACAGAAAGGCCGTACAGGCCCCCTTTTCTAAAAGCCATGGAGTCGGCTAACTCATCAATGACATTTTCAAGTTCTTGAAAGCTTTCGCTGTAAAAAAGCTGCGGTTGTGGTTTTGTGATATCAAAATCTTGCCCAATACAATCTAAGGTGAGGGGGATTTTAGGAACGGATTCACTCAAACAATTATAGCTTTCGCCGACGGATGAGAGAAGGCCCGCGCCGTAAATGAAAAACTCATTTTGTTGTTTAAGCAGTCCGTACTCTGTGGACCACCACCCGAGGCGAGAAAGTTGGCTTGCCTCACTGACATAGGTCACTCGGTCGAGGGCCTGATCCAACTGATTTTGTGCCGCGACGATATCTTCTTCTTTAGCTTTTGGCGACTCTTTCACTTCAGAAAGGTTTCTTACGGCTTCGTAGACTTCAAGATCTTCTTTGGCAAATATCGCATTGCGGGCGATTTCGCCAAATTTGTGCAAATAAGAAGCATAGGTGGGGTCAGCTATAATGGGGGCATGGCCGGCGGCTTCATGCACAATATCGGGAGTGGGAGTGTAATCTAAATTTTCAAGTTGTCGCATATCGCACGCAATGGGAAGAATACTTAAACTCAAAAACTCTAAAAATTCTGCCGGCGGAATAAATCCTGTGATCGGTACGGCCCGCCAACCGAACTGTTGGAGCTTTTCATCCATTTCTTCAATGCGGGGGATGCTATTTATGCTGATCCCTGTGGCTTTTAGGCCATCCACGTAAATGGGGTGAGCGTGCTGGGAAAAAAAATCTCGGGAAATTCTCATGATGTAGCGCCAAGCTGCATGATCTATGGCGGTGTACAAATCATAGTGTTGAAGCGTGACATGTTGTTTGAGGTATTCTGGCAAGTCCCCGTAATCTAAATGACCCATGGCGGGACTATATCACCATCTGTTGGCGCCAGGAAACCTCTTAGATTCGCCGCACTATTTATTTGTTTTTTTCGCGCAACGCCAAATAATCCTCAGCGAGCACAGAAAGACCATCGGCCGTCTCCTGCATAAAATCACCATCACGAAACTTCAGGGGATGGCGAGCCGGTCTTTGTCCCTCTTTGACTTGATTCAGATAGTTTTTTATGGCTTCTGCTGGGCCGGCCACGCGATGAAGAATGATTACGCCAGCAAGCCAAGCAAACAGAACCAAAAACACACTAAACGCCACCACCCACAAAATGGCCACTTGCGACTGATCCAGTATGCCTTTTGTCATAGCTATTTTTGGCCCAGCGGAGAGCTGACTCACTTCTGCCAGCACGCCTTGGGTGAACAGCTGAAAAATAACTAAGGCAAAGATGGCATGCACCACCACGATGCCCACAAAAAAACCAGTAATAAGGTATTGGAGTTTTTTGTTAACAACAATTCTTTTGCGAAGTGGATTGATTCCTTTAACCAACGTACGGCTCCTTAGTTATAAAGTTCACTGGCGCTGTATCTAAAAACTCGGGTGTCACCACCACTGCTGCTATCAGCTTTATAAACAAAATTATTATTAATCAGGGCTCCTACGCCTACGTGGATCTCAAAACCCGTGGCGGGGCCAGCGCAAGCGGCGCCGCCAGGAGCCAGCACATCAGGGACAGTCAGGTCGCCGCCGCAAAGTGGTTTAAATCGGGCGACGCCCTGTAGAGGGCAGAGCAGGGTGGGTTCTCGCAATGAGGCCTCAGTGCAACGACGGCCAGAGGCTGTATAAAAGACCATAGGCATTCCGTTATCGGGGGTGAGAGCTCCCGCCAAAGGCTGTAAAGCCGTAGGGGCGTCGGGGTAGGGGCCGCCAAAATAGGTGACCACAGGAGCCGCAGGAAAAAGTGCTAAGTCATAGTATTCGCGCTCATCACAAGGGGAGGGGTCCGCTGTCAGACAGCGACGAAGGTAGCTGTTAATGGCAAAACGCGAGTTACGAAGGCTAAGATCTGTGCTGCCAGCAAGCTCCATAGATTGGAGCAGCCATATGCGACCTTCTTTGACTCCCTGGCGTAAAGAATCCTTAGTTTGCTTGAGGTGATGAAAAAACACAGTTTCCATGCCTCCAAGAACCACAACCAAAATTAACATTAGCATCACCAAAAGTGCGGTGCCTTTGTTTGAGGCCAAGAGTGACTTAGTTGATGGGTGCCGCATAAGTTCTTCCTGAAGGGTTGTAGCGTCCATATGTGCAAATAAAAGCATAACCCCAGCCACCGTTAAACACCATGCGGGCTGAATCCGTAGTTTTCATTGTGCCCGTGGGGTTATCAAACCCCATCATCGGTGAACTCCAAAGTTTTACTTGGCTTAGTGCCGAATTGCCTGTGCAGACTTCGCCCGTTCGATCCGTCCAGGCCTGAGGAGCCGTCGTTGACGTTTCGTTATTTTCGTTGGTGAAGGCCCAGGTTACGGGTGATCCTGATCCACGCGCTACAATAAAAAGTTCGGGCACATTGGGCGCTGACCAGTCGGGAATGGGAGAGCCGTTATAGGGAAAGAAAAATGGCTCATATGAAATAGAAGAATTCTTGTGATAATAGGGATTTGGATTTGGCACTTGCATATGATAGGTGGTTACGTGAAACAGGCCATCTTGTATGTTATTAGATGATACCGCGTTAAATCCGGTCCATGAATCGTAGCATCTAAGTGTCTTACTATAATTGCTACCGCCGTTGTCCCAATGGCTTGCATCATTTTCTGGGTACTGAAGCAAGTTTCCGTAATATCCCCATGGCGAGTTCAGCATGGGGTAAACTGTGGAGTAATTTTTGGTGGCGGGGAAATTGGCCGACGTGGTGACGTTGGTATTGCAGACGGTATGGGATAGGCCTCCAGGATCCAATGAGGCCTGGTGATCATTAGTAACCGCTTCAGCCACACCCTTCACATTGACGGAATTTTCTTGAATCAACAGTTGTCCCGAAAAATTAGCAGGGAGTGTGCAGCTAGCGTATTGTGGTTTATTGGAACAGGCTGCAGAGACGCCACCGCATCCGCTGAAAAGAACATTTGAGCATAAAGGTGTACCATCACTTTGGTCCACGACATCAACGACCACGTCGTAAAGGGGTTGGAACTCCGCTTTCAGTTTCACAACTGGGGCACCTGCGGGTGTGGGTTGTGTCGGGCCATTGTTGCCGGCAATATCAATCCATAAGGATTCTTCGTTAAAAAAGCTGATGGCAGGGATGTTCACAACTGGAATGTATTTTCCGATCTGCATGTCACCAGAGGTCGTGCAAGCAGCTGGTGCGCCAGCTAACCCTAATGTGGCATTGACGTTGTTGGTGTCTACAGGACTACCATCTTGTATCCCTGTGGCCGTTACGGAAGTTGTACAAATGCGATAAGAGCCAGAAATGTTACAATTTAAAGAGCTTGTGGCGTCACCACTCAAGTGACTGGACGGTGTTGTGGGATAAGCCCACGACACGTTGGGGACAGTCGTACAGCAGTTACCCGTGTAATAATACAGTGATACGTCGCCCGTAGAATTCATCCGAATCTGTGAAGTGCTTGAGTACATGAAAAGCCATATAGGCACTTCAATTAAATTGATTCCCGTACTTGCTGAAACCTGCTGCATGGTTGCAGTCAGTCCACCATTTGACGGTTGAATCACTCGATTAGCTAGAGTGAACGCATTATCGCCTTTAACGGTAACATTGTAGTTACCTTTAATTTTTGAACGATCAAAGGCGTGAGTTAAATAGTCTGTTTCAGCATCAGGGGTATTAGTCGACAATGTTGCACCACTTAGCGAGATACTATCTTCCACCACAGCTTCGTCATCCACCACGTAGTAAGAAAAGTTTGTGGTTGCCCCTTGGCAATCGCGCCAAAGTCCCGACTGAGCACCGGCCCCCACAGAGAGAACTTGTGGACGGCTATAAATACGAACCGTCATCATATTACTTGAAGGCACATTGTTGCTGAGCACGTCTTTTGCCAGTACCCGAAACTGGTAAAACCCAGACTTAAATTGCGGGGCCACAGGGTTTCCGCCTTGCACTGTCCACATAAATTGCGAATCATTAGCCGCTTTAGAAGATGTACGAAAATAATAAGTATTGGTCCCAAAAATAAAAGCCTGATTCGCCTGGGCGCCCACCAGTGAAAAAGCCCATGGGGCCGTATTGGTGGCGGGATCTTTCACGTCTTCCCAGGGTTGATTTTGCAGCGAGGCGGGGACGGTGTCATCACTGATCCCCTTGGCTGCGGGGCCCACCACTTTTCTATACTGCAACTTCATATTTTCAAGTCCAGAGGGGTTTCCTACTAGAACTTGAAAGCGAAGTCCTTTAATGCCCATCTGGCCTGGCAATCCAATATTTTTTTCGATGGCATACACCCCTGAGGCCGGATTGTTGTTAAGGGCCGCCAAATTCTCTGTGTAGAGAGTACTTAATGTAATGCCTTTTTGTAGGGGAATATAAATTTCACCAGTGAGAGATTTGATAGATGTGCCGGCCGTGCCAGAGGGTTGTTCTCTCACACCCACTTCATATCGAACGGTGATGGAGTTGGCTTTAAAACAGCTGCCTGCAAAGTTTAGACAGTAAGGTTCATACCAAATATCTGCATAAAGGGGGCAGCGAATAGGGTCATTGATATCAGACTCTTCGATACAGCGAGCTCCATCAGATGTATAATAGACGTTTTCTCCAGCCACATAGTTCAAGGGGTCAGGCGCTCCGCCGGCCAATGGCACATTGGTCAAATAAAAGTGCAAGCCCTTATCCGCCACATCGAAGGTGTTTTTATCGCACTCATCCGAGCTGGTCTGTTCGGGCAGACAGTTTGCTAACATTTCATATTGATTGTGTTGTAGGCTGGCTCCGCCGGCGGCGTA
Proteins encoded:
- a CDS encoding prepilin-type N-terminal cleavage/methylation domain-containing protein, with the protein product MRKPQAFKLINGRGRDRGISLLEVMIALGISGVVMMSVMSMTQMMYFNNSKMTLVSARGEILSRIRSIAVDISNMNYSAELTKAMGAQGYAAGGASLQHNQYEMLANCLPEQTSSDECDKNTFDVADKGLHFYLTNVPLAGGAPDPLNYVAGENVYYTSDGARCIEESDINDPIRCPLYADIWYEPYCLNFAGSCFKANSITVRYEVGVREQPSGTAGTSIKSLTGEIYIPLQKGITLSTLYTENLAALNNNPASGVYAIEKNIGLPGQMGIKGLRFQVLVGNPSGLENMKLQYRKVVGPAAKGISDDTVPASLQNQPWEDVKDPATNTAPWAFSLVGAQANQAFIFGTNTYYFRTSSKAANDSQFMWTVQGGNPVAPQFKSGFYQFRVLAKDVLSNNVPSSNMMTVRIYSRPQVLSVGAGAQSGLWRDCQGATTNFSYYVVDDEAVVEDSISLSGATLSTNTPDAETDYLTHAFDRSKIKGNYNVTVKGDNAFTLANRVIQPSNGGLTATMQQVSASTGINLIEVPIWLFMYSSTSQIRMNSTGDVSLYYYTGNCCTTVPNVSWAYPTTPSSHLSGDATSSLNCNISGSYRICTTSVTATGIQDGSPVDTNNVNATLGLAGAPAACTTSGDMQIGKYIPVVNIPAISFFNEESLWIDIAGNNGPTQPTPAGAPVVKLKAEFQPLYDVVVDVVDQSDGTPLCSNVLFSGCGGVSAACSNKPQYASCTLPANFSGQLLIQENSVNVKGVAEAVTNDHQASLDPGGLSHTVCNTNVTTSANFPATKNYSTVYPMLNSPWGYYGNLLQYPENDASHWDNGGSNYSKTLRCYDSWTGFNAVSSNNIQDGLFHVTTYHMQVPNPNPYYHKNSSISYEPFFFPYNGSPIPDWSAPNVPELFIVARGSGSPVTWAFTNENNETSTTAPQAWTDRTGEVCTGNSALSQVKLWSSPMMGFDNPTGTMKTTDSARMVFNGGWGYAFICTYGRYNPSGRTYAAPIN
- a CDS encoding matrixin family metalloprotease: MSTGHRSLIWLVIVGWTTLGFRPYPGAHSYPVDNSSSANSKVFVVYTNAADTVTNDLPTDDTLGAGTLTVSQIMDSVFTDYNSIGGSFLTLVDTSDSDYSVANAENRTLTIQFGNSFGNSTGEARPTWDGDSIVGCTITARSSILDSAKEFVAIMTHEIGHCLGLDHPQESNNAIMSYFRSEDMIRLQIDDKMGITYLYPQDSEANKESPTLGLTCARK
- a CDS encoding aromatic amino acid hydroxylase; protein product: MGHLDYGDLPEYLKQHVTLQHYDLYTAIDHAAWRYIMRISRDFFSQHAHPIYVDGLKATGISINSIPRIEEMDEKLQQFGWRAVPITGFIPPAEFLEFLSLSILPIACDMRQLENLDYTPTPDIVHEAAGHAPIIADPTYASYLHKFGEIARNAIFAKEDLEVYEAVRNLSEVKESPKAKEEDIVAAQNQLDQALDRVTYVSEASQLSRLGWWSTEYGLLKQQNEFFIYGAGLLSSVGESYNCLSESVPKIPLTLDCIGQDFDITKPQPQLFYSESFQELENVIDELADSMAFRKGGLYGLSVAKKAQTVTTCELDSGLQISGVLSAFHHKDDQPYYLQFTGPTQLSREHKQIPSQGPSYHIHGYGTPLGPIEQLQVKPQDLTPIQLHDQLGFRPGQKGTLRFSSGVEVRGELIGTMQEGEKMLVLTFKDCTVQRGDQVFFQPEWGLFDMGCGTDVVSVFGGAADRSAYFKETTPYLRKPTPHRSNAVAQDSLLVELYQSLRDLREAPQASKDWATRVIELAHSLQTKFPADWLLRLEVIDLLKNQKALPELEQSLLNELLEIGRGSKKIQTLIERGLKIL
- a CDS encoding glycosyltransferase family 9 protein, translated to MKVDTMRKVDFYAGVPLCFLATWIRKALDLFASGPSVSAPRKVLLIELSEMGSAILVDPAMRKLKRAGCELYFVIFKKNKPSLDLLKTVAEENIFTIREDSFGVLVKDTLRFLLWCRKNQIDTIIDLELFSRFTALLTGFSGATRRVGYYKYHNEGVYRGDMLTHKVWYNPHMHIAKNFISLVNACLAKTVEVPFTKSVITDEEIGLARAEISPAHRESVQSKLDSIEPNLASKSLVLINANASDMLPQRRWPKEFFAALIVKILQQYPKSYVLLTGAPQERTELDQIVQMVGHKQCINFAGAVKFAELPALYDLAKVMISNDSGPPHFASVTELPTFVLFGPETPSLYGALGNSTPITLELSCSPCVSAWNHRKTPCSDNQCMKQLSPELVFQKVSSKLNQVLSTPMTHSLESQALHDLQ